In Salmo salar chromosome ssa24, Ssal_v3.1, whole genome shotgun sequence, the following proteins share a genomic window:
- the LOC106585340 gene encoding immediate early response gene 5-like protein, whose protein sequence is MSCAVDAQNLISISLRKIHNSRTQRGGIKLHKNLLVTYVLKNARDFYMSMEFAEMYSCLQQNGEMITVCDEKQDSFEMTGNCEDLAGEFCCNYTGDVLDTYHCAAPQSACHPAMVPEAHIQTASACFMAPVYQCDSNLKYSGVCWDCYAEPYTANRDIPVSNTHNQKTVLDLDTHVVTTVENGYLPPDYCLSLKQHGQGPQSSHKKRKMYSSDASDSDYLSDFVPMSCKRIRSDDVSCNSEQLDTPNISNLMSVLGSGFTELLNFQTDVEQVVNGQTNCCKQALAGSGAWTRAIEAF, encoded by the coding sequence ATGTCGTGTGCAGTTGACGCGCAGAATTTGATCTCTATTTCTTTGCGGAAAATACATAACTCCAGAACGCAGAGGGGAGGTATCAAGCTCCACAAGAACTTGCTGGTCACATATGTCCTGAAAAACGCTAGAGATTTTTACATGAGCATGGAGTTTGCAGAAATGTACAGCTGCCTACAGCAGAACGGGGAGATGATAACTGTCTGTGATGAAAAGCAGGACTCTTTTGAAATGACCGGGAACTGTGAGGATCTAGCTGGTGAGTTTTGCTGCAACTACACAGGGGATGTGTTGGACACTTACCACTGCGCAGCGCCACAATCGGCTTGCCACCCAGCAATGGTGCCCGAAGCGCACATCCAAACGGCATCTGCCTGTTTCATGGCTCCTGTCTATCAATGTGACTCTAACCTCAAGTACTCGGGTGTCTGCTGGGACTGTTATGCGGAACCTTACACAGCCAACCGGGACATtcctgtctcaaacacacacaaccaaaagACTGTATTGGACTTGGACACACATGTGGTGACTACTGTCGAGAATGGATATCTTCCCCCAGACTACTGCTTGTCATTAAAACAACATGGTCAGGGCCCGCAAAGTTCTCATAAGAAACGAAAAATGTATTCAAGTGATGCTTCTGATTCCGATTATCTGTCAGACTTTGTGCCCATGTCATGCAAACGCATTAGGTCTGATGACGTTTCTTGTAATTCCGAACAACTGGACACACCGAACATCTCCAACCTCATGTCAGTGTTAGGCTCGGGGTTTACTGAGCTGTTGAACTTCCAAACGGACGTGGAACAGGTAGTAAATGGACAAACAAACTGTTGTAAACAAGCACTGGCGGGCAGCGGTGCATGGACCAGAGCAATTGAGGCTTTTTGA